The following are from one region of the Streptomyces fradiae genome:
- the carB gene encoding carbamoyl-phosphate synthase large subunit — protein MPKRTDIQSVLVIGSGPIVIGQAAEFDYSGTQACRVLKSEGLRVILVNSNPATIMTDPEIADATYVEPITPEFVEKIIAKERPDALLPTLGGQTALNTAISLHEAGTLDKYGVELIGANVEAINKGEDRDLFKEVVEEVNRKIGHGESARSVICHSMDDVLKGVDTLGGYPVVVRPSFTMGGAGSGFAHDEEELRRIAGQGLTLSPTTEVLLEESILGWKEYELELMRDKHDNVVVVCSIENFDPMGVHTGDSITVAPAMTLTDREYQILRDIGIAVIREVGVDTGGCNIQFAVNPDDGRVIVIEMNPRVSRSSALASKATGFPIAKIAARLAVGYTLDEIPNDITEKTPASFEPTLDYVVVKAPRFAFEKFPSADSTLTTTMKSVGEAMAIGRNFTEALQKALRSLEKKGSQFAFTGEPGDKAELLALAVRPTDGRINTVMQAIRAGATPEEVFEATKIDPWFVDQLFLIKEIADDLAAAEKLDPELLAEAKRHGFSDTQIAEIRNLREDVVREVRHALGVRPVYKTVDTCAAEFAANTPYFYSSYDEETEVAARTKPAVIILGSGPNRIGQGIEFDYSCVHASFALSDAGYETVMVNCNPETVSTDYDTSDRLYFEPLTLEDVLEIVHAESLAGPIAGVVVQLGGQTPLGLAQALKDNGVPVVGTSPEAIHAAEDRGAFGRVLAEAGLPAPKHGTATTFAGAKAIADEIGYPVLVRPSYVLGGRGMEIVYDEARLESYIAESTEISPTRPVLVDRFLDDAIEIDVDALYDGTELYLGGVMEHIEEAGIHSGDSACALPPITLGGFDIKRLRASTEAIAKGVGVRGLINIQFAMAGDILYVLEANPRASRTVPFTSKATAVPLAKAAARISLGATVAELRAEGLLPATGDGGTLPLDAPISVKEAVMPWSRFRDIHGRGVDTVLGPEMRSTGEVMGIDSVFGTAYAKSQAGAYGPLPTKGRAFISVANRDKRSMIFPARELVAHGFELLATSGTAEVLKRNGINATVVRKQSEGEGPNGEKTIVQLIHDGQVDLIVNTPYGTGGRLDGYEIRTAAVARSVPCLTTVQALAAAVQGIDALNHGDVGVRSLQDHAAHLTAARD, from the coding sequence GTGCCTAAGCGCACCGACATCCAGTCCGTCCTGGTCATCGGCTCCGGCCCGATCGTCATCGGACAGGCCGCCGAGTTCGACTACTCCGGCACCCAGGCCTGCCGGGTGCTCAAGTCGGAGGGCCTGCGGGTCATCCTGGTCAACTCCAACCCGGCCACGATCATGACCGACCCGGAGATCGCCGACGCCACCTACGTCGAGCCGATCACCCCCGAGTTCGTCGAGAAGATCATCGCCAAGGAGCGCCCCGACGCCCTGCTGCCCACCCTCGGCGGTCAGACGGCCCTCAACACGGCCATCTCGCTGCACGAGGCCGGCACCCTCGACAAGTACGGCGTCGAGCTCATCGGCGCCAACGTCGAGGCGATCAACAAGGGCGAGGACCGCGACCTCTTCAAGGAGGTCGTCGAGGAGGTCAACCGGAAGATCGGCCACGGCGAGTCCGCCCGCTCGGTCATCTGCCACTCCATGGACGACGTCCTCAAGGGCGTCGACACCCTCGGCGGCTACCCCGTCGTCGTCCGCCCCTCCTTCACCATGGGCGGCGCCGGCTCCGGCTTCGCCCACGACGAGGAGGAGCTGCGCCGCATCGCCGGCCAGGGCCTCACGCTCTCCCCGACCACCGAGGTGCTCCTGGAGGAGTCCATCCTCGGCTGGAAGGAGTACGAGCTGGAGCTGATGCGCGACAAGCACGACAACGTCGTGGTCGTCTGCTCCATCGAGAACTTCGACCCGATGGGCGTCCACACGGGCGACTCGATCACCGTCGCCCCGGCGATGACGCTGACCGACCGCGAGTACCAGATCCTGCGCGACATCGGCATCGCCGTGATCCGCGAGGTCGGCGTCGACACCGGCGGTTGCAACATCCAGTTCGCCGTCAACCCCGACGACGGCCGGGTCATCGTCATCGAGATGAATCCGCGCGTCTCCCGCTCCTCCGCGCTCGCCTCCAAGGCCACCGGCTTCCCGATCGCCAAGATCGCCGCCCGCCTGGCCGTCGGCTACACGCTGGACGAGATCCCGAACGACATCACCGAGAAGACCCCGGCCTCCTTCGAGCCGACCCTCGACTACGTCGTCGTCAAGGCCCCGCGCTTCGCCTTCGAGAAGTTCCCGTCCGCCGACTCCACGCTGACCACGACCATGAAGTCGGTCGGCGAGGCCATGGCGATCGGCCGCAACTTCACCGAGGCCCTGCAGAAGGCCCTGCGCTCCCTGGAGAAGAAGGGCTCGCAGTTCGCCTTCACCGGCGAGCCCGGCGACAAGGCCGAGCTGCTCGCCCTGGCCGTCCGCCCGACCGACGGCCGGATCAACACGGTCATGCAGGCCATCCGCGCGGGCGCCACGCCCGAGGAGGTCTTCGAGGCCACCAAGATCGACCCCTGGTTCGTCGACCAGCTCTTCCTCATCAAGGAGATCGCCGACGACCTCGCCGCCGCCGAGAAGCTCGACCCCGAGCTGCTCGCCGAGGCCAAGCGGCACGGCTTCTCCGACACCCAGATCGCCGAGATCCGCAACCTGCGCGAGGACGTCGTCCGCGAGGTCCGGCACGCCCTCGGCGTCCGCCCGGTCTACAAGACGGTCGACACCTGCGCCGCCGAGTTCGCCGCCAACACCCCGTACTTCTACTCGTCCTACGACGAGGAGACCGAGGTCGCGGCCCGCACCAAGCCCGCGGTGATCATCCTGGGCTCCGGCCCGAACCGCATCGGCCAGGGCATCGAGTTCGACTACTCCTGCGTCCACGCCTCCTTCGCGCTCAGCGACGCCGGCTATGAGACCGTGATGGTCAACTGCAACCCGGAGACCGTCTCCACCGACTACGACACCTCCGACCGGCTCTACTTCGAGCCGCTCACCCTGGAGGACGTCCTGGAGATCGTGCACGCCGAGTCGCTCGCGGGCCCGATCGCCGGTGTCGTCGTCCAGCTCGGCGGCCAGACCCCGCTGGGCCTCGCCCAGGCCCTGAAGGACAACGGCGTGCCGGTCGTCGGCACCTCCCCGGAGGCCATCCACGCCGCCGAGGACCGCGGCGCCTTCGGCCGGGTGCTCGCCGAGGCCGGCCTGCCCGCCCCGAAGCACGGCACCGCGACCACCTTCGCCGGCGCCAAGGCCATCGCCGACGAGATCGGCTACCCCGTCCTCGTACGCCCCTCGTACGTGCTCGGCGGCCGCGGCATGGAGATCGTGTACGACGAGGCGCGCCTGGAGTCGTACATCGCCGAGTCCACCGAGATCAGCCCCACCCGGCCGGTCCTGGTCGACCGCTTCCTCGACGACGCCATCGAGATCGACGTCGACGCCCTCTACGACGGCACCGAGCTCTACCTCGGCGGCGTCATGGAGCACATCGAGGAGGCCGGCATCCACTCCGGCGACTCGGCGTGCGCCCTGCCCCCGATCACCCTGGGCGGCTTCGACATCAAGCGGCTGCGCGCCTCCACCGAGGCCATTGCCAAGGGCGTCGGCGTGCGCGGCCTGATCAACATCCAGTTCGCGATGGCCGGCGACATCCTGTACGTCCTGGAGGCCAACCCGCGCGCCTCGCGCACCGTCCCCTTCACCTCGAAGGCGACCGCGGTGCCGCTCGCCAAGGCCGCCGCCCGCATCTCGCTCGGCGCCACCGTCGCCGAGCTGCGCGCCGAGGGCCTGCTGCCGGCCACCGGCGACGGCGGCACCCTGCCGCTCGACGCGCCGATCTCCGTCAAGGAGGCCGTCATGCCGTGGAGCCGCTTCCGCGACATCCACGGCCGCGGCGTGGACACCGTCCTCGGCCCGGAGATGCGCTCCACCGGCGAGGTCATGGGCATCGACTCGGTCTTCGGCACGGCCTACGCCAAGTCGCAGGCCGGCGCCTACGGCCCGCTGCCCACCAAGGGCCGAGCCTTCATCTCCGTCGCCAACCGCGACAAGCGCTCGATGATCTTCCCGGCCCGTGAGCTGGTCGCCCACGGCTTCGAGCTGCTCGCCACCTCCGGCACCGCCGAGGTCCTCAAGCGCAACGGCATCAACGCCACCGTCGTGCGCAAGCAGTCCGAGGGCGAGGGCCCGAACGGCGAGAAGACCATCGTCCAGCTCATCCACGACGGCCAGGTCGACCTGATCGTCAACACCCCGTACGGCACCGGCGGCCGCCTCGACGGCTACGAGATCCGTACGGCGGCGGTGGCCCGCTCCGTCCCCTGCCTGACCACCGTCCAGGCGCTCGCGGCGGCCGTCCAGGGCATCGACGCACTCAACCACGGCGACGTGGGCGTCCGCTCGCTCCAGGATCACGCGGCACACCTGACCGCGGCCCGCGACTAG
- the carA gene encoding glutamine-hydrolyzing carbamoyl-phosphate synthase small subunit has protein sequence MTTSIQGDASKRHKAAPAVLVLEDGRIFRGRAYGAVGETFGEAVFSTGMTGYQETLTDPSYHRQVVVMTAPHVGNTGVNDEDPESARIWVSGYVVRDPARVSSNWRAQRSLDEELRHQGVVGIQGIDTRALTRHLRERGAMRVGIFSGSALPDDGTLLAEVRQQPEMTGADLSAEVATKEPYVVPAIGEKKFTVAAVDLGIKGMTPHRMAERGIEVHVLPATATAEDVYAIAPDGVFFSNGPGDPATADGPVAVMQEVLRRKTPLFGICFGNQILGRALGFGTYKLKYGHRGINQPVQDRTTGKVEVTAHNHGFAVDAPLDKVSDTPFGRAEVSHVCLNDNVVEGLQLLDQPAFSVQYHPEAAAGPHDAAYLFDRFVTLMEAERA, from the coding sequence ATGACGACCTCCATCCAGGGAGACGCCTCAAAGAGGCACAAGGCGGCTCCCGCCGTACTCGTCCTGGAGGACGGCCGCATCTTCCGCGGCCGCGCCTACGGGGCCGTGGGGGAGACCTTCGGCGAGGCCGTGTTCTCCACCGGCATGACCGGCTACCAGGAGACCCTCACCGACCCGTCGTACCACCGCCAGGTCGTCGTGATGACCGCCCCGCACGTCGGCAACACCGGCGTCAACGACGAGGACCCCGAGTCCGCCCGTATCTGGGTCTCCGGCTACGTGGTCCGCGACCCCGCCCGCGTCTCCTCCAACTGGCGCGCCCAGCGCTCCCTCGACGAGGAGCTGCGCCACCAGGGCGTCGTCGGCATCCAGGGCATCGACACCCGCGCCCTCACCCGCCACCTGCGCGAGCGCGGCGCCATGCGCGTCGGCATCTTCTCCGGCAGCGCCCTGCCCGACGACGGCACCCTGCTCGCCGAGGTGCGCCAGCAGCCCGAGATGACCGGCGCCGACCTCTCCGCCGAGGTCGCCACCAAGGAGCCGTACGTCGTCCCCGCGATCGGTGAGAAGAAGTTCACCGTCGCCGCGGTCGACCTCGGCATCAAGGGCATGACCCCGCACCGGATGGCCGAGCGCGGCATCGAGGTCCACGTGCTGCCCGCCACCGCCACCGCCGAGGACGTCTACGCGATCGCCCCGGACGGCGTGTTCTTCTCCAACGGCCCGGGCGACCCGGCAACCGCCGACGGCCCCGTCGCCGTCATGCAGGAGGTCCTGCGCCGCAAGACCCCGCTCTTCGGCATCTGCTTCGGCAACCAGATCCTCGGCCGCGCGCTCGGCTTCGGCACCTACAAGCTGAAGTACGGCCACCGGGGCATCAACCAGCCCGTCCAGGACCGCACCACGGGCAAGGTCGAGGTCACCGCGCACAACCACGGCTTCGCCGTCGACGCGCCCCTCGACAAGGTCTCCGACACCCCCTTCGGGCGCGCCGAGGTCTCCCACGTGTGCCTGAACGACAACGTCGTGGAGGGCCTGCAGCTGCTCGACCAGCCGGCCTTCTCCGTCCAGTACCACCCCGAGGCGGCCGCGGGCCCGCACGACGCCGCGTACCTCTTCGACCGCTTCGTGACCCTCATGGAGGCCGAGCGTGCCTAA
- a CDS encoding dihydroorotase — protein MSKILIRGAKVLGGEAQDVLIDGEIIAEVGTGLSADDAQVIEAEGQILLPGLVDLHTHLREPGREDSETVLTGTRAAASGGYTAVFAMANTHPVADTAGVVEQVYRLGKEAGYCDVQPIGAVTVGLEGKKLAELGAMHDSAAGVTVFSDDGKCVDDAVIMRRALEYVKAFGGVVAQHAQEPRLTEGAQMNEGVVSAELGLGGWPAVAEESIIARDVLLAEHVGSRVHICHLSTAGSVEIVRWAKSRGIDVTAEVTPHHLLLTDELARTYNPVYKVNPPLRTERDVLALREALADGTIDIVATDHAPHPHEDKDCEWAAAAMGMVGLETALSVVQQTMVETGLLDWAGVADRMSVKPARIGQAAGHGRPVSAGEPANLTLVDPAYRGVVDPADFASRSRNTPYEGRELPGRVTHTFLRGRATLVDGKLA, from the coding sequence ATGAGCAAGATCCTGATCCGCGGTGCGAAGGTGCTCGGCGGCGAGGCGCAGGACGTCCTCATCGACGGCGAGATCATCGCCGAGGTCGGCACCGGCCTCAGCGCCGACGACGCCCAGGTGATCGAGGCCGAGGGGCAGATCCTGCTGCCCGGCCTGGTCGACCTGCACACCCACCTGCGCGAGCCCGGCCGCGAGGACTCCGAGACCGTCCTCACCGGCACCCGCGCCGCCGCCTCCGGCGGCTACACGGCCGTCTTCGCCATGGCCAACACCCACCCCGTCGCCGACACCGCCGGCGTCGTCGAGCAGGTCTACCGGCTCGGCAAGGAGGCCGGCTACTGCGACGTGCAGCCCATCGGCGCCGTCACCGTCGGCCTGGAGGGCAAGAAGCTCGCCGAGCTCGGCGCCATGCACGACTCCGCCGCCGGCGTCACCGTCTTCTCCGACGACGGCAAGTGCGTCGACGACGCCGTGATCATGCGCCGCGCCCTGGAGTACGTGAAGGCCTTCGGCGGCGTCGTCGCCCAGCACGCCCAGGAGCCCCGCCTCACCGAGGGCGCCCAGATGAACGAGGGCGTCGTCTCCGCCGAGCTGGGCCTCGGCGGCTGGCCCGCCGTCGCCGAGGAGTCGATCATCGCCCGCGACGTGCTCCTCGCCGAGCACGTCGGCTCCCGCGTGCACATCTGCCACCTCTCCACCGCCGGCTCCGTCGAGATCGTCCGCTGGGCCAAGTCCCGCGGCATCGACGTCACCGCCGAGGTCACCCCGCACCACCTCCTCCTCACCGACGAGCTGGCGCGCACCTACAACCCGGTCTACAAGGTCAACCCGCCGCTGCGCACCGAGCGTGACGTGCTGGCGCTGCGCGAGGCCCTCGCCGACGGCACCATCGACATCGTGGCCACCGACCACGCCCCGCACCCGCACGAGGACAAGGACTGCGAGTGGGCCGCCGCCGCCATGGGCATGGTCGGCCTGGAGACCGCGCTGTCCGTCGTCCAGCAGACGATGGTCGAGACCGGACTGCTGGACTGGGCCGGCGTCGCCGACCGGATGTCCGTCAAGCCGGCCCGGATCGGGCAGGCGGCCGGCCACGGACGCCCCGTCTCGGCTGGTGAGCCCGCCAACCTGACCCTGGTCGATCCGGCATACCGTGGTGTCGTGGACCCCGCCGACTTCGCCTCCCGCAGCCGCAACACCCCCTACGAGGGCCGTGAGCTGCCGGGACGCGTCACCCACACCTTCCTGCGGGGCCGGGCAACGCTCGTCGACGGGAAGCTGGCGTGA
- a CDS encoding aspartate carbamoyltransferase catalytic subunit, with product MMRHLISAADLTRDDAVLILDTAEEMARVADRPIKKLPTLRGRTICNLFFEDSTRTRISFEAAEKRLSADVINFAAKGSSVSKGESLKDTAQTLEAMGVDAVVIRHSASGAPYRLATSGWIDAPVINAGDGTHQHPTQALLDAFTMRRRLVGRDAGLGKDLAGKRVTLVGDVLHSRVARSNVDLLHTLGAEVTLVAPPTLVPVGVESWPCEVSYDLDNVLPKSDAVMMLRVQRERMNAAFFPTEREYSRRYGLDGQRMARMPEHAIVMHPGPMVRGMEITAEVADSDRCTVVEQVANGVSIRMAVLYLLLGGSEPAAPATTTRTEEK from the coding sequence ATGATGCGTCACCTCATCTCGGCCGCCGACCTCACCCGCGACGACGCCGTTCTGATCCTCGACACCGCCGAGGAGATGGCCCGGGTGGCCGACCGGCCGATCAAGAAGCTGCCGACGCTGCGCGGCCGGACCATCTGCAACCTCTTCTTCGAGGACTCCACCCGCACCCGGATCTCCTTCGAGGCGGCCGAGAAGCGCCTCTCCGCCGACGTGATCAACTTCGCGGCCAAGGGCTCCAGTGTCTCCAAGGGCGAGTCCCTGAAGGACACCGCCCAGACCCTGGAGGCGATGGGCGTCGACGCCGTCGTCATCCGGCACAGCGCCTCCGGCGCCCCGTACCGCCTGGCCACCTCCGGCTGGATCGACGCGCCGGTCATCAACGCCGGCGACGGCACCCACCAGCACCCCACCCAGGCCCTGCTCGACGCCTTCACCATGCGCCGCCGCCTGGTCGGCCGGGACGCCGGCCTCGGCAAGGATCTGGCCGGAAAGCGCGTCACCCTCGTGGGCGACGTGCTGCACAGCCGGGTCGCCCGCTCCAACGTCGACCTGCTGCACACCCTGGGCGCCGAGGTCACCCTGGTGGCCCCGCCCACCCTGGTCCCGGTCGGCGTCGAGAGCTGGCCCTGCGAGGTCTCGTACGACCTCGACAACGTGCTGCCGAAGTCCGACGCGGTGATGATGCTGCGTGTGCAGCGCGAGCGGATGAACGCCGCCTTCTTCCCCACCGAGCGCGAGTACTCGCGCCGCTACGGCCTCGACGGCCAGCGGATGGCGAGGATGCCCGAGCACGCCATCGTCATGCACCCCGGCCCCATGGTCCGCGGCATGGAGATCACCGCCGAGGTCGCCGACTCCGACCGCTGCACGGTCGTCGAGCAGGTCGCCAACGGCGTGTCCATCCGCATGGCCGTCCTCTACCTGCTGCTCGGTGGCTCCGAGCCCGCCGCCCCCGCCACCACCACCCGCACCGAGGAGAAGTAA
- the pyrR gene encoding bifunctional pyr operon transcriptional regulator/uracil phosphoribosyltransferase PyrR: protein MDAQQQYSETARPVLEGPDIARVLTRIAHEIVERAKGADDVVLLGIPTRGVFLAARLAEKLESITGGKIPVGSLDITMYRDDLRLKPARAIGRTEIPGDGVDGRLVVLVDDVLFSGRTIRAALDALGDIGRPRAVQLAVLVDRGHRELPIRADYVGKNLPTSLRETVKVLLAEEDGRDTVLLGSKPAS from the coding sequence ATGGACGCTCAGCAGCAGTACAGCGAGACGGCGCGGCCCGTTCTGGAGGGCCCCGACATCGCGCGGGTCCTGACCCGCATCGCCCACGAGATCGTCGAGCGCGCCAAGGGCGCCGACGACGTGGTCCTCCTCGGCATCCCCACCCGTGGCGTGTTCCTCGCCGCCCGGCTGGCCGAGAAGCTCGAATCCATCACCGGCGGCAAGATCCCGGTCGGCTCCCTCGACATCACCATGTACCGGGACGACCTGCGGCTGAAGCCCGCCCGCGCCATCGGCCGCACCGAGATCCCCGGTGACGGCGTCGACGGCCGCCTCGTCGTCCTCGTCGACGACGTCCTCTTCTCCGGCCGCACCATCCGCGCCGCCCTCGACGCCCTCGGCGACATCGGCCGCCCGCGCGCCGTCCAGCTCGCCGTCCTCGTCGACCGCGGCCACCGAGAGCTCCCGATCCGCGCCGACTACGTCGGCAAGAACCTTCCCACGTCGCTGCGGGAGACGGTCAAGGTCCTGCTCGCCGAGGAGGACGGTCGCGACACCGTGCTGCTCGGCAGCAAGCCCGCCTCCTGA
- the bldD gene encoding transcriptional regulator BldD → MSSEYAKQLGAKLRAIRTQQGLSLHGVEEKSQGRWKAVVVGSYERGDRAVTVQRLAELADFYGVPVQELLPGTTPGGAAEPPPKLVLDLERLAHVPAEKAGPLQRYAATIQSQRGDYNGKVLSIRQDDLRTLAVIYDQSPSVLTEQLISWGVLDADARRAVAHEDNS, encoded by the coding sequence ATGTCCAGCGAATACGCAAAGCAGCTCGGGGCCAAACTCCGTGCGATCCGCACCCAGCAGGGCCTTTCCCTCCACGGGGTGGAGGAGAAGTCCCAGGGCCGCTGGAAGGCGGTCGTGGTCGGTTCGTACGAGCGTGGCGACCGCGCCGTGACGGTGCAGCGCCTGGCCGAGCTTGCGGACTTCTACGGCGTGCCGGTGCAGGAGCTGCTGCCCGGCACCACCCCTGGCGGCGCCGCCGAGCCGCCGCCGAAGCTGGTCCTCGACCTGGAGCGCCTGGCCCACGTCCCCGCGGAGAAGGCCGGCCCCCTCCAGCGCTACGCGGCGACGATCCAGTCGCAGCGCGGCGACTACAACGGCAAGGTGCTGTCGATCCGCCAGGACGACCTGCGCACCCTCGCCGTCATCTACGACCAGTCCCCCTCGGTCCTCACCGAGCAGCTGATCAGCTGGGGCGTCCTGGACGCGGACGCGCGCCGCGCGGTCGCCCACGAGGACAACAGCTGA
- the nusB gene encoding transcription antitermination factor NusB, with product MAARSKARKRAFQILFEADQRGTSVQEVLADQVRLHRSDDRRPPVNDFTMQLVEGYAKHVARIDELIATYAVDWDLDRMPAADRNIVRLAAYELIWEDGTPDAVAIDEAVNLAKEFSTDESPTFVNGLLARFKDLKPRLRRDADA from the coding sequence GTGGCCGCCCGGAGCAAGGCCCGCAAGCGGGCCTTCCAGATCCTGTTCGAGGCCGACCAGCGCGGCACCTCGGTGCAGGAGGTCCTCGCGGACCAGGTCCGGCTGCACCGGTCCGACGACCGCCGGCCGCCGGTGAACGACTTCACCATGCAGCTGGTCGAGGGCTACGCCAAGCACGTGGCCCGGATCGACGAGCTCATCGCGACCTACGCGGTGGACTGGGACCTCGACCGGATGCCCGCCGCCGACCGGAACATCGTGCGCCTCGCCGCGTACGAGCTGATCTGGGAGGACGGCACCCCGGACGCGGTGGCCATCGACGAGGCGGTGAACCTCGCCAAGGAGTTCTCCACCGACGAGTCGCCGACCTTCGTGAACGGCCTGCTCGCGCGCTTCAAGGACCTGAAGCCGCGCCTGCGCCGGGACGCGGACGCCTAG
- the efp gene encoding elongation factor P, protein MASTNDLKNGMVLKLEGGQLWSVVEFQHVKPGKGPAFVRTKLKNVLSGKVVDKTFNAGVKVDTATIDRRDMQFSYMDGEYFVFMDMETYDQLHVDKKAVGDAANFLIEGFTASVARHEGEVLYVELPAAVELKIQHTDPGVQGDRSTGGTKPATLETGHEIQVPLFVTTGETVKVDTRDSSYLGRVNN, encoded by the coding sequence GTGGCTTCCACGAACGACCTCAAGAACGGCATGGTGCTCAAGCTCGAAGGCGGCCAGCTCTGGTCCGTCGTCGAGTTCCAGCACGTCAAGCCCGGCAAGGGCCCCGCCTTCGTGCGCACCAAGCTCAAGAACGTGCTGTCCGGCAAGGTCGTCGACAAGACCTTCAACGCGGGTGTGAAGGTCGACACGGCCACCATCGACCGCCGGGACATGCAGTTCTCCTACATGGACGGCGAGTACTTCGTCTTCATGGACATGGAGACCTACGACCAGCTGCACGTCGACAAGAAGGCCGTCGGCGACGCCGCGAACTTCCTCATCGAGGGTTTCACGGCCTCCGTCGCGCGCCACGAGGGCGAGGTGCTCTACGTGGAGCTCCCGGCCGCCGTCGAGCTGAAGATCCAGCACACCGACCCGGGCGTCCAGGGCGACCGCTCCACCGGTGGCACCAAGCCCGCCACCCTGGAGACCGGCCACGAGATCCAGGTCCCGCTCTTCGTCACCACCGGTGAGACGGTCAAGGTCGACACCCGTGACAGCAGCTACCTCGGCCGGGTGAACAACTAG
- a CDS encoding aminopeptidase P family protein — protein MSEVYADRRTRLRDRCAAAGSPAALVSRPANVRYLTGGSPAGAVLLLGPDEDVLLCPTAPGADPADGRLDELLRTLVLPAGGGDPAVAGVDFARKAGADALSVEEHHLTVARHRAMGSVAPGLRLADLSCSVEQLRIVKDEDEIGCLRIAAEIADQALGELLESILVGRTERHLALELERRLVDHGADGPAFATSVATGPHSGRSGHRPTDRRVEEGDFLTVCLGADYRGYRCEIGRTFVIGTTPADWQIELYDLVFAAQRAGREALVPGAEYRDVDRAARQILVAAGHGDATTPLTGHGVGLEIDEDPQLAPAAMGKLDACVPVTVEPGVHLPGRGGVRIDDTLVVRQEADGGPELLTITTKELLAL, from the coding sequence ATGTCAGAGGTGTATGCGGACCGCCGGACCCGGCTGCGCGACCGGTGCGCGGCCGCGGGCAGCCCGGCGGCCCTGGTCTCCCGCCCCGCCAATGTCCGCTATCTCACCGGCGGTTCGCCCGCCGGGGCCGTGCTGCTGCTCGGTCCCGACGAGGACGTGCTGCTCTGCCCCACCGCCCCGGGCGCCGATCCGGCCGACGGGCGGCTCGACGAGCTGCTCCGCACGCTGGTGCTGCCGGCCGGCGGCGGGGATCCGGCCGTCGCCGGCGTCGACTTCGCCCGCAAGGCCGGCGCGGACGCCCTCTCCGTGGAGGAGCACCATCTGACCGTGGCCCGGCACCGCGCCATGGGCTCGGTCGCCCCCGGGCTGCGGCTCGCCGACCTGTCCTGCTCGGTCGAGCAGCTGCGGATCGTCAAGGACGAGGACGAGATCGGCTGTCTGCGGATCGCCGCCGAGATCGCCGACCAGGCGCTCGGCGAGCTCCTGGAGTCGATCCTCGTCGGGCGCACCGAGCGGCACCTCGCCCTGGAGCTGGAGCGGCGGCTCGTCGACCACGGCGCCGACGGGCCGGCCTTCGCCACCTCCGTCGCCACCGGACCGCACTCCGGGCGGTCCGGGCACCGGCCCACCGACCGGCGGGTCGAGGAGGGCGACTTCCTCACCGTCTGCCTGGGCGCCGACTACCGCGGCTACCGCTGCGAGATCGGCCGCACCTTCGTCATCGGGACCACCCCGGCCGACTGGCAGATCGAGCTGTACGACCTCGTCTTCGCCGCTCAGCGGGCCGGCCGCGAGGCGCTCGTGCCCGGCGCCGAGTACCGGGACGTGGACCGGGCGGCCCGGCAGATTCTCGTCGCGGCGGGTCACGGGGACGCCACCACCCCGCTCACCGGGCACGGCGTGGGCCTGGAAATCGACGAGGACCCGCAGCTCGCACCCGCGGCCATGGGTAAACTGGACGCTTGCGTGCCGGTCACCGTCGAACCGGGGGTCCACCTCCCGGGCCGGGGCGGGGTCCGGATCGATGACACGCTCGTCGTACGCCAGGAGGCGGACGGCGGACCCGAGCTACTCACCATCACGACCAAGGAGCTGCTCGCGCTCTAG